One part of the Nostoc sp. PCC 7120 = FACHB-418 genome encodes these proteins:
- a CDS encoding Rpn family recombination-promoting nuclease/putative transposase translates to MQTDKIFYSLFQAFPSIFFAIIGETDINPSTYEFVSVELKETAFRIDGVFKPVNESTEEPLYFVEVQFQLDPKFYRRFFAEIFLYLRQNPSVNFWRAVVIYPQRIIEPDDQQPYRLILDSSQIQRIYLDELGTASENSLQLAIVQLIIASEATAIDQGRQLIIQARQELTDEANKKQIVELIETILLYKFTNLSREEVAAMLGIDDEFKKTRMYQSIKEDGLEEGRQEGRQEGRQEGKLQAKLEAIPRLLALGLNVEQIAGALDLTIEQVQEVVEN, encoded by the coding sequence GTGCAAACAGACAAAATATTCTACAGCTTGTTTCAAGCGTTCCCCAGCATATTTTTTGCCATCATTGGGGAAACAGATATTAATCCCAGTACCTATGAGTTTGTCTCAGTGGAACTAAAGGAAACTGCTTTTCGCATTGATGGGGTATTTAAACCTGTTAATGAAAGCACAGAAGAACCCCTATATTTTGTTGAAGTTCAGTTTCAACTAGATCCTAAATTTTATAGACGCTTCTTTGCCGAAATCTTTCTTTATCTCCGTCAAAACCCATCTGTTAACTTTTGGCGTGCTGTTGTCATTTATCCCCAACGCATCATAGAACCGGATGATCAACAACCTTATCGTTTGATTTTGGATAGTTCCCAAATACAACGCATTTATTTAGATGAGTTAGGGACGGCTAGCGAAAACTCTCTGCAATTAGCGATCGTGCAACTAATTATTGCCAGTGAAGCAACAGCTATTGACCAAGGTAGACAACTGATTATACAGGCAAGGCAAGAACTGACCGATGAAGCAAACAAAAAACAAATTGTAGAATTAATAGAAACTATCTTGTTGTACAAATTCACCAACTTAAGCCGAGAGGAGGTAGCAGCTATGTTGGGTATAGATGATGAATTCAAAAAAACTAGGATGTATCAGTCTATTAAGGAAGATGGACTAGAAGAAGGTAGACAAGAAGGTAGACAGGAAGGTAGACAAGAAGGTAAGTTACAAGCAAAGTTAGAGGCTATTCCTCGGTTACTGGCCTTGGGGTTGAATGTAGAACAGATAGCAGGTGCTTTGGATTTGACGATTGAGCAAGTTCAGGAAGTTGTAGAAAATTAG
- a CDS encoding tetratricopeptide repeat protein, which produces MVNEDLLADGENRDAYDDLMVSIEAKAHRLNLLIAVCDDASFRDEIIAQYEAELQPEIRCYRVTLARGEPSLRAAVAQLVEREEYLQQHNPAVITVTGAEQLYFLKLGNERSEQEIFFGYLQWTREGLREFPFAIVLWVTNQILGDLRKKAPDFWSWRNGVFRFVSRRKNTISGRDIEAIRFAFSDDEISGFDDENDYLLPIEDLQGFIQDLEQRGVKDATLATLYFSLGDIYRKRLNRGEFQDYQQEQDLGIKYLSKAVELQKELGLDQDLATSLNNLALLYRSQGKYSEAEHLYIEALALTRKLLGEEHPDVAQSLNNLAVLYRYQGRYSEAEPLYSQALALYRKLLGEEHTEVAHSLNNLARLYQSQGRYSEAEPLYIQALVLYRKLLEDEHPDVAVSLNNLAALYDSQGRYSEGEPLHIQALALWRKLLGEEHPNVAISLNNLAVLYQSQGRYSEAEPLYIQALVLYHKLFGEEHPDVATSLNNLAGLYKSQGRYSEAESLYIQALALSRKLLGEEHPDVAQSLNNLAALYRSQGRYSEAEPLYIQALAMRRKLLGEEHPDVAQSLNNLAALYFFQGRYSKAEPLYIQALALWRKLLGEENLSVAQSFNNLATLYHYQGRYSEAESFYIQALALTRKLLGEEHLSVALSRRSLALLYDSQGRYSEAEPLYIQALDILERILGANHPDTVTMRENLAELRDRLSSEQ; this is translated from the coding sequence ATCGAGATGCTTATGATGATTTAATGGTTTCTATTGAGGCTAAAGCACATCGATTAAATTTGCTAATTGCCGTTTGTGATGATGCCAGTTTCCGAGATGAGATTATTGCTCAGTATGAGGCAGAATTACAGCCAGAAATTCGTTGCTATCGGGTGACATTAGCGCGGGGTGAACCGAGTTTGAGGGCTGCTGTTGCTCAATTGGTGGAAAGAGAAGAATATTTGCAGCAACATAACCCAGCAGTTATTACTGTAACTGGTGCAGAACAGCTTTATTTTCTCAAGCTGGGGAATGAGCGTTCAGAACAAGAGATTTTTTTCGGTTACTTGCAGTGGACTAGAGAGGGGTTAAGGGAATTTCCTTTTGCTATAGTTCTCTGGGTGACTAATCAAATATTGGGTGATTTGAGGAAGAAAGCACCTGATTTTTGGAGTTGGCGCAATGGTGTTTTCCGGTTTGTGTCTAGAAGAAAAAATACTATTTCTGGTAGAGATATAGAAGCAATTCGTTTTGCTTTCAGTGACGATGAGATTTCAGGTTTTGATGATGAAAATGATTATTTATTACCCATAGAAGATTTGCAAGGATTTATTCAAGATTTAGAACAGCGCGGTGTGAAAGATGCAACTTTAGCGACTTTATACTTTAGCTTAGGAGATATTTATAGAAAAAGACTCAACCGGGGAGAGTTTCAAGATTATCAGCAAGAGCAAGACTTAGGCATTAAGTATTTAAGCAAGGCTGTTGAGTTGCAAAAAGAGTTAGGTTTAGATCAAGACTTAGCCACCAGCCTTAATAACTTAGCATTGCTTTACCGTTCCCAAGGCAAATACAGCGAAGCTGAACATTTGTACATAGAAGCCTTGGCACTCACACGCAAACTACTGGGTGAAGAACATCCCGATGTTGCACAAAGTCTCAACAACCTAGCAGTACTCTACCGCTATCAAGGCAGATATAGTGAAGCTGAACCTTTGTATAGCCAAGCTTTAGCACTATACCGTAAACTGCTGGGTGAAGAACATACAGAGGTCGCACACAGTCTCAATAATCTTGCCAGACTATACCAGTCCCAAGGCAGATACAGTGAAGCCGAACCCTTATACATCCAAGCATTAGTACTGTACCGTAAACTGCTGGAGGACGAACATCCTGATGTCGCTGTCAGTCTCAACAATTTAGCCGCACTCTACGATTCCCAAGGTAGATACAGTGAAGGCGAACCTCTGCACATCCAGGCTTTGGCATTGTGGCGTAAATTGCTGGGGGAAGAACATCCCAATGTTGCCATCAGCCTCAACAATCTAGCAGTACTATACCAGTCCCAAGGCAGATACAGTGAAGCCGAACCTTTATACATCCAAGCCTTAGTACTGTACCATAAACTGTTTGGTGAAGAACATCCAGATGTCGCCACCAGCCTCAACAATTTAGCAGGACTCTACAAATCTCAAGGTCGATACAGCGAAGCGGAATCTTTGTACATTCAAGCTTTGGCACTGAGTCGCAAACTCCTGGGTGAAGAACATCCCGATGTTGCACAAAGCCTCAACAATTTAGCTGCACTCTACCGTTCCCAAGGCAGATACAGCGAAGCGGAACCTTTGTACATTCAAGCTTTGGCAATGAGGCGCAAACTCCTGGGTGAAGAACATCCCGATGTTGCACAAAGCCTCAACAATTTAGCTGCACTCTACTTTTTTCAAGGCAGATATAGCAAAGCGGAACCTTTGTACATTCAAGCTTTGGCACTGTGGCGCAAATTGCTGGGGGAAGAAAATCTTTCAGTCGCACAAAGCTTCAACAATTTAGCCACACTCTACCACTACCAAGGCAGATACAGCGAAGCCGAATCCTTTTACATTCAAGCTTTAGCGCTAACGCGCAAACTATTAGGTGAAGAACATCTTTCAGTCGCACTTAGTCGTCGCAGTTTAGCATTACTCTACGATTCCCAAGGCAGATACAGCGAAGCGGAACCTTTGTACATTCAAGCTTTAGATATTTTAGAGAGAATTTTAGGGGCAAACCACCCAGATACTGTTACTATGCGTGAAAATTTAGCAGAGTTGCGCGATCGCCTCTCCTCAGAACAATAA